From the genome of Agromyces badenianii:
TATTCACGGTGATTCCTTCGTGTGTGTTGTGTGTGTGTGTTGCGTGTTGTGCGGTGTTGCGATGTGTACGTCGTGGTCGGCGCGCACTTGCCGAGCCGTCGGACGGACGACTCGGGGCCTCGGCGGGCGAGCGTGCGCGCCGGCGGCTCTCGGTGCGGTGCGGTGCGGTGCGGCCGGCGTGCGGCCATCGAGCGGCTGGCCCCGAGAGGCCCGGACGATGTTCCCGGGGCATCCGCCCGTCACGGTCGTGACGATGGCGATGAGGTCGCCGACGGATGCACGGCTGGCGCCGCGGGGATCACGCCCGAGGGGCGGAGTCGACGATCAGGCGCGAGTGCGCGTGACGTCGGGGTGAACCGCTAGCAGGCCCGAGATGCGAGGAGGACTCCCGTGTGGGCCGCAGCGAATGCTGTCGTGAAGATGTGCTTCATCATGGGTATCAACTCCTCTCTCTTGGCGTGTTGGACACCGGTTGTAGACGTTAGCGGGACTTTCGCGTCGACCGCAAGGTGAATTCTCAGATTCGTCGAGAATCAGGGGCAGCACTGAGCGGCGTGCGCTCAGCTCGAAGGATGCGCGCACGCCGAAACGGAGCCGGCATCCCGGGGTGACCCGGGGGAGTGCCGACTCCGTCAGGAGTGGATCAGGCGTGTATCAGACGCCGGCGGGCGTCGGGGGCGTCGGCTCGTCGTCGGCGACCCAGAGCTCGTCGTCGGCGCGGAAGGTCTGCCAGACGGCGTAGGCGACGCCCGCTGCGGCGATGATGCCGGCCCCGATCGCGAGATAGGTGCCCACGCCGGGGCCCCTCTTCTGGTTCACGACGGCGGCGGCACGAGGCGACAAGCGCCCGATGGCACGACGGACCCGCGCGTCGTTGGCGATGTCGCCGATCGAGAGCACCGACCCGAGCGCGGTGCCCACGGTGCGCTCCACGGTGTCGCCTGCGGTGCGGGCGACGCGGCCGGCCTGCTCAACCCCCGGCCGGACATAGCTCTCGTACCCGGTGCGAACCCGCGGAACGACCTCTTCTCGCGTGAGTTGACCGAGTTGGCGGCTGGCTTCGCGGGCGACGGCGTTGGCGTGCTCGAGCACATGCTGCTGGTTCTCCCACAGCTCCCCCGCGTGGCTCTGCAGTCGCTTGAGTTCCTTGCGGCGCTTGCGTGACAGGCTCATCTCGACCTCCATCGTTGTGAGCGAACTCCTCCATCTTGCCATCGATACGGCTGGAAGCGAGGTGGGAGTCCGAATCCGGCATGCGGGTTGACGAATCCACCCGTGACAGAATATGAAGATGCCGATTCACACCGCAGTCGCGACGCTCAACACCAACCACGGACCCATCAAGGTCGACCTCTACGGCGATCACGCGCCCAAGACGGTCAAGAACTTCGTCGGCCTCGCCACGGGCGAGATCGAGTGGACGCACCCCGCCACCGGCGAGAAGTCGACCGCACCCCTCTACGACGGCGTCATCTTCCACCGCATCATCCCCGGCTTCATGATCCAGGGCGGCGACCCGCTCGGCCAGGGCGTCGGCGGCCCCGGCTACCAGTTCGACGACGAGATCACCTCAGAGCTCGACTTCACCGAGCCTTACGTGCTCGCCATGGCGAACGCCGGCATCCAGATGGGCCGGGGCACCAACGGCTCGCAGTTCTTCATCACGGTCGGACCCACCACGTGGCTGCAGGGCAAGCACTCCATCTTCGGCAAGGTGACCGACCCCGCGAGCCAGGCCGTCGTCGACAAGCTCGCCGCCGTCGCGACCGACGGGCGCGACAAGCCTCTCGAGGACATCGTCATCGAGAGCATCTCCGTCGAGCCCGTCTGACCCGCAGGTGAGCGACTCGGGGCCTGATCGGGCGAACTTCTGCTATCGGCATCCCGACCGGCCGAGCTACATCCTGTGCCAACGGTGCGGGCGCACGGTCTGCCCCGAGTGCCAGACCCAGGCTCCGGTCGGAGTCATCTGCCCCGAGTGCATGCGCGAGCAGCGGGCCTCGGCGCCTCGCACGAAGCCGGCCGCACTGACCCGCATGCGCTCGGCGGCGGGGCGAGGCGCCCCCGTGGTGACGTATTCCCTGATCGGCATCACCCTGGCCGTCTTCGTCTTGCAGCTCATTCCCGGGCTCGGCGTCACGAACCTGCTGTACTTCACGCCGATCGCGGTGAGCGACATCGCCCTCCATCCGTGGCGGCTCATCACCACGGTGTTCGTGCACTCCACCGGGCTGATCTTCCACGTGCTGCTCAACATGTACACGCTGTGGATCTTCGGTCAGCTCCTCGAAGGGCTTCTGGGGCGCTGGCGCTTCCTCGCGCTTTACCTGCTGTCGGGTCTCGCCGGTTCCGTCGGCGTGGTGTGGTTGTCGGATCAGAGCGCGGGTGTCGTCGGCGCATCCGGGGCGATCTTCGGGTTGATGGGCGCCTTCCTCGTCATCCAGCGGCGCCTGGGCGGTCAGACGACCCAGTTGTTCGTGCTGCTCGGCATCAACCTCGTGATCGGCTTCGTGCCGGGTCTCAACATCGCCTGGCAGGCGCACCTCGGCGGACTCCTCGGCGGAGCGCTCATCGGGTTCATCTTCGTCGAGACCCGCAAACGCTCGCAGCAGACCCTTCAGACCTGGCTCCTGGTCGCCGTCGGCATCGTGCTCCTGCTGCTCAGCATGCGCTACGTCTTCCTGCCCATCGGCTGACGGCGTTCGAAGTTATCCACAGCACTCTCCACAGCTGGGGAGAGTTACACCGGTGTAATTGTCGTCGTTTCGGGGGACGCGGCGTCATTCCGTTCTCCACAGGCTGTGGGGAACCACGTGAACGCAGACGAAAGAGGGGCGGATGCCGCAGCATCCGCCCCTCTTCGCGTGTGTCGTGACGCCGGCTACCGCCAGCGAGTGGTCATGAGGAAGCCGATGAAGGCGATGCCGAAGCCGATGAGGATGTTCCATGAGCCGAGGTCGGCGATCGGAAAGCGGCCCTGGCTGACGTAGAACACGATGATCCAGGCGAGCCCGACGAGCATGAAGCCGAACATGACCGGCTTGAACCACACCGGGTTCGGAGCCTCTTCGCCGCTCACCTGTTCTGCGCGCGCGGGCTTCGGAGATTTCGTACGTGCCATGCGGGTGATTCTAGCCGAGCCCGGGGCCGCAGGCACATTCGGTTCCCCGTCGCGCGGGCTAGAATCGCCCCTGTGTCCGAGTCGCAGCCCGAAGCCGGGCGCTCGCGCCGCTCCGCGGGTGGCCAGCGCCCCCGTGTGAGCGTCATCGGCGTGCTCGGTGAACTGCTGCTCACGGCCGGCGTGCTGATCCTGCTGTTCCTCGGATGGCAGCTGTGGTGGAACGACGCGATCATGGCCGGGCAGCAGTCCTCCGCGGCATCCGAGCGAAGCAGCCAATGGCTGGAGCAATCGCGCGCGACACGCGACGATGCGCCGCAACCGGAGCCGGCCGACTACGGCGACCCGGTGGTCGACACGACCGAGTACGGCAACGGCGAGGCATTCGCGGTGATGTACGTGCCGCGGTTCGGCGAGGACTCCCAGCGCAACATCGCCGAGGGCTACGGACTCGACGTGCTGAACAGCTTCGACCTCGGCGTCGGCCACTACCCGCAGACGCAGATGCCCGGCGAGGTCGGCAACTTCGCGATCGCCGCGCACCGCAGCGCCTACGGCGGGGGCATGCACGAGATCGAGCAGTTGCAGCTCGGCGATGCCATCTACATCCAGACCGAAGACGGCTGGTACACGTACCGATTCCGCGACTTCGAGTACGTCACCCCCGAGACGGTCGACGTGCTCGCGCCGGTGCCGCACCGCCCCGAACTCGCGCCGACCGACCGCATCGTCACGCTCACGAGCTGCAACCCGCTCTACTCGACCGCCGAACGCATCATCGCCTACGGCGTGCTCGAGTCGTGGCAGCCGAGCGCGGCCGGACCGCCTGCGGAGATCGCCCCGATCGTCGCGACCTGGGGGAGCTGAGACATGTACGGCGCACTCTGGCGCATCCTTCCCGGGCCCGTGTGGCTCCGCATCATCCTGCTGCTCCTCCTCGTCGTCGCCGTCGTGTTCGCCCTCTTCACGTGGGTGTTCCCGTGGGCCGACGGCATCCTCAATCCGATCAACGTCACGGTGGAGCCGAACTGACATGGAAAGCACCGGGACCCGCGTCCTCGTCATCGACAACTACGACAGCTTCGTCTACACGCTGGGCGGGTACCTTCAGGAACTCGGCGCGGAGACCGAGGTCGTGCGGAACGACTCGTTCGACGTCGCCGAAGCTCCCGCTCGCATCGCCGAGTACGACGCGGTGCTCATCTCCCCGGGGCCGGGCAAGCCATCGGATGCCGGTGTGTCGATCCCGATCGTCGAGGCCGCCCTCGCCTCGGGGCAGCCGCTGCTCGGCGTGTGCCTCGGGCACCAGGCGATCGCCGAGGCCTTCGGCGCGGTCGTGACGAACGCCGAGGAGCTCATGCACGGCAAGACCTCCCGCATCACGCATGATGGGAGCGACTTCTACGACGGCGTGCCACAGCCGTTCACCGCGACGCGCTACCACTCGCTCGCGGTCGTCGACGGCACCGTGCCGGCCGAGCTCATCCTGACGAGTCGCACGCAGGGCGGAGTGATCATGGGATTGCGTCACGAGCGTGCGCCGATCTTCGGCGTGCAGTTCCACCCAGAGTCGGTGCTGACCGAGGGCGGATACCGCATGCTCGGCAACTGGCTCGCGGTGGCCGGACTGCCCGAGGCCCGCCAACGCGCTGTCGGCCTCGGCCCGCTGGTGCGGTCGACGGCCACGACGGCGTGATGAGCCGGGGTTCGCTCGGCTGAGGGGCGGGCGGGTCTCGATGCGCGCTTCGGTCGATGCGCTCGCTACTCGACCGGCGAGGGCGGGCGGATCAGCCCGCGCAGTAGGTGAGCTCGACCGAGGAGTGCTGCGGCACGTCGCCGGGCGCCAACGACTGCTGGGTGACCGGTGAGCCCGGCTGCGACTCGCACGACGGATCGGGCTTGGGAACCGCGCTCAGCTGCAGGTTCTCGGCCGAGAGGTACGACGAGGCCGCCGCGAGCGCCTGCCCGGTGAGGTCGGTGAGCGTCACCATGCCGCTGGAGATGCGGAAGTCCACCGTGGAACCGGCCTCGACCGATGAGCCGGCTTCGGGCGTGGTGCCGAGCACGGTGTCTCCGGGCACGGTGGGGGATGCCTCCCGCGTCTCGGTGCCCGGCACGAGCCCGACGGCCTGCAGGTCGGCCTTCGCCTGTTCGAGCGTCTTGTTGCGCACGTCGGGCACGGCGACCGCCTGCCTGCCGGTCGAGACGTAGACGGTGACCGCGGTATTGGAATCCACGATCTCGCCCGCGGGCGGGTCGCTCCTGGTCACCTCACCCGCCGGCACGGTGTCGCTCGTCTCATCGATGCGGGTCGCGGGGAGGCCGAGCTCTTGCAGTTTGGCCACGGCGTCTTCGTAGGTGCCGCCCGTCAGCACCGGGATCTCGCGGGCGTTCGACGGCAACTCGCTCGTCGGCTGCAGGTTGAACGCCCAATACATGACGGCGATCACGATGACGATCACGCCGATGATGCCCGACCAGATCCAGATCGCCGGCGGGCGGCGCTGGGTGCGGGTCATCGTCTCGTCTTCGGCGAGCTGTCGGAGTGCAAGCTCGGAGCTCGACAGCGAGGCCGTGGGGGCGCCGAAGAGCATCGTCGCCTGATCGGGCTCGCGGTGCACCGGCACGCGGCCTGCTGCGGCGGTGTCGACGTCGGCTCGGAACTCCGCCGCCGTCTGGTATCGCTGGTCGCGGTTCTTCGCGAGGGCGTGCAGCACGACGGAGTCGAGTGCCGGCGACACCTTCGGGTTGATGACGCTCGGCTTGATCGGCCGCTCGCTGACGTGCTGGTAGGCCACCGCGACCGGCGTGTCGCCGCGGAACGGCGGACGACCGGTGAGCATCTCGAAGAGCACCACGCCGGTGGAGTACAGGTCGGTGCGGGCGTCGACGACCTCGCCCTTCGCCTGCTCGGGCGAGAAGTACGCCGCCGTGCCGAGGATGGCCGTGGTCTGGGCGACGGTCGTCGACGAGTCCGAGACGGCACGGGCGATGCCGAAGTCCATGACCTTCACCTGGCCGGCGGTCGTGATCATGATGTTGCCGGGCTTGATGTCGCGGTGCACGACGCCGGCCCGGTGCGAGTACTCGAGCGCCGTGAGCACGCCGTCGATGACGCGAACCGCGGCGGAGGCCTCGAGCGGCCCGTCGTGGATGATGTCTTTCAGGAGTCGCCCCTCGACGAACTCCATGACGATGAAGGGCAGCTGCACCTCTTGGCCGGCCGCGTCGACGACGGTCTCCTCGCCGGCATCGAACACGCGCACGATCGTGGGGTGGGCCATGCGTGCTGCCGACTGCGCCTCCTGTCGGAAGCGCATGCGGAAGGCAGGATCGGTCGCCAGCTGCGGCTTCAGCAGCTTGATCGCGACCTGGCGGCCCAGCCTGGTGTCGGTGCCGACGTGCACGTCGGACATGCCGCCTCGCCCGATGAGGGCGCCGACGCGGTACCGACCCGCGAGCACTCGTCCTTCATCGTTCACCGTGCGGCTCCATCCCTTCTCGTGTCGCGAACTGAACTCTAGTCGTTGGAGGCGACCGTCACGGTGAGAGAGGGCGATGCCGGCGAGCTGACCTGGCCGCAGAAGTACTGGAACGTGACCTGGAACTCCTGCTGGCCCGCCATGACCTGCGCCGAGGTCGTGCCGGCGCCGACCGGCGCGGGAGCCGTCGCGTCACCGGTCACCTGCACCGCGTAGCCCGACAGAGTCTGCCCGGCGGGGCACGACTGCGTCTGCCACGACACGTTCACGGGAACCTTCGCGTTGGGGTCGCTCGAGGGCGTGAACGGGTTCGGGGTCGCCGTGGGCGCCGTCGACGGAGCACTCGGAGCGACCGGGGCGGCGTAGTAGGTGATCGTCACTTCGGAGCCGATGCTCATGTTGCCGGTCGGGTTCACGTCGTAGACGCGGCCGGCCTCGTCGGCGGTTGCTGCGGGGTTGCCCTCGGCGGCGTTCACGACCATGCCGAGGCCCTGGAGCTTCGCGCGCGCCTCGTCGACCGTGAGGCCGAGGTAGTCTTCGCGGGTCACCTGTGCGGTCGTCGGGGCTGCCGGGGTCGACGGCGGTGCGCTCGACGGCGAGGCTGATGGCGTGCTCGGGGTCGACGGCGCCGTCGACGGAGCGTCATTGTCGCCGTTGCTCAGCGCGAGCGCGATGATCGTGCCGATGAGCACGATCGCGAGCAGCGCGATGAGCACGATGAGCGGCCACGTCCACGGGCTGCGCTTCTTCTTCTCTTCGACGGGCTCTTCGCCCTCGGGTGCGGCACCCGCGGCAGACGGCAGCACCGTCGTGGCCGCGGTGGCACCCGACTGCGGCATGAGCATCGTGGCGGCGGTCGCACCGGCGGCGCCGAGCACGGCGGGCACCGCGGCAGCGGCGGCCTGCACGTCGCCCCGGCGGAGCGCCGTGGCGGCGCGGGCGAGGTGCGCGGCGGACTGCGGACGATCGGCCGGGTTCTTCGCGATGCACGCGTAGACCAGGTTGCGCACCGGCTCGGAGACGGTGACCGGCAGGTCGGGCGGAGTCTCGTTGATCTGCGCCATGGCGATCGCCACCTGCGACTCGCCCGTGAAGGGGCGGCGGCCGGCGAGCGCCTCGTAGGCGACGATGCCGAGCGAGTAGATGTCGGTGGTCGGCGACGCGGGGTGACCCGACGCCTGCTCGGGCGAGAGGTACTGCACGGTGCCCATGACCTGACCGGTCGCGGTCAACGGCACCTGGTCGGCGATGCGGGCGATGCCGAAGTCGGTGATCTTCACCCGGCCGTCGGGCGTGATGAGCAGGTTGCCGGGCTTGATGTCGCGGTGCACGAGGCCCGCCGCGTGCGCGGCCTGGAGCGCCGCCGCGGTCTGCGCGACGATGTCGAGCACCTTGTCGGTGGAGAGCACGTGCTCGCGCTCGAGGATCGTGGACAGCGCCTCACCGGGCACGAGCTCCATGACGAGGTACGCGCTGCCGTCTTCTTCGCCGTAGTCGAAGACGTTGGCGATGCCCTCGTGGTTCACGAGTGCGGCGTGACGGGCCTCGGCGCGGAACCGCTCGAGGAAGCCCGGGTCGCCGAGGTACTCGTCTTTCAGAATCTTGATCGCGACCTGGCGACCGATGACGAGGTCGGTGGCCTGCCACACCTCGCCCATCCCGCCGATCGCGATGCGGGATTGCAGTTCGTAGCGCCCCCCGAAGGTGAGCCCTGCGCTCGGTCTCATTTGTTCAGCACCGCCTCTAGTACCTGCTTTGCGATGGGTGCGGCGATGAGATTGCCGTACCCCTCCTGACCAAGTCCCCCGCCATCCTCAACGAGCACTGTGATCGCATACTGAGGATTGTCGGCGGGGGCAAAACCGGTGAACCAGAGAGTGTAGGGGTCACTCTCGCCGTTCTCCGCTGTACCCGTTTTACCGGCCACGCTGACGCCGTCTATTCTTGCATTACTCGCGGCCCCGTTCTCGACGCCGTTGATCATCATCTGCACCATCGTGCTCGCCGTCGCCTCGCTGATCGCGCGGCCGAACTCGCGGGGTTCGAACTCCTGCAGCGGAGTGAAGTCGGGGGCCGTGATCTGTTCGATGAGGTTGGGGTCCATCACGATGCCGCCGTTCGCGATCGCGGCCGACACCATCGCCATCTGCATCGGCGTGGCACGCACCTCGTACTGGCCGAACGCCGACAGTCCGGTCTGCGCGTCGTCGAGCACGCGCGGATAGGTGCTGACCTCGGTGGCGGTCGGAATCTCGAACTCCGAGTTGAACCCGAACTTCTCGGCCTGCTCGCGGATCGCCGCGTCGCCCAGCTCGATGCCGAGCTCGGCGAAGGGGATGTTACACGAGAGTCGCAGGGCGGTCGCGAGGCTGACGGTGGCACCGCCGCCGCAGTTGCCGCCCTCGGTGTTGCGCACGACCGAATCGGTGCCGGGCAGCGTGAAGGTGGCGGGGTTCGGCAGCTGGCTGTCGGGCGTGTAGTTGCCCGATTCGAGCGCCGCCGCGGTGACGACGAGCTTGAACACCGAGCCGGGCGGGTTCATGTCTCCGCCGGTGGCCCGGTTGAAGAGCGGGTCTTTGGGGTCGGCGAGCAGTCCCTCGTAGGTGGCGGTGGCCTCGGCGCTGTCGTGCACGACGAGCGCGTTCGGGTCGAAGCTCGGCTTGGAGACCATCGCGAGGATGCGCCCCGTCGCCGGTTCGGTGACGATGACGGCGCCCGTCTGGTCGCCGAGCGCGTCCCATGCGGCCTGCTGCGCCACCCCGTCGATCGCCACCTCGACGGATGCGCCCATCGGGTCCTGCCCGGAGATCAGGCGATTGAGCGAGTCGAAGAACTGGCTCGACGACTGGCCGCTGAGGTAGTCGTTGACGGAGCGCTCGAGGCCGGTGGCCTCGCCGTTGACGGGGATGTACCCGGTGATCGGCACGTACAGCGCCCCGTTCGAGTAGACGCGCTGGAACCGGTAGTTGTCGTCGGAGGGCTGCGAGTAGGCGATCGGCTCGCCGTCGAGGAGGATCGGCCCGCGCTCGATCGAGTAGCTCTCGTAGAGGGTGCGCGAGTTGCGCGGGTCTGCTGCGAGAGCCTCGGCCTGCACGTACTGGATGATCGTCGACGAGACGAGCAGGGTGAGGAACATGATGAGCGCGACGATCGAGACGCGCTTGAGTTCGCGGTTCATCCGTCGATCACCAGCCTCGGGTGGTTGCGCACGGTATCGGACAGTCGCAGCAGCAGCGCGACGATGATCCAGTTCGCGACGAGCGAGGAACCACCCGCCGCGAGGAAGGGCGTCGTGAGGCCGGTCAGCGGGATGACCCGGGTGACGCCGCCGACGACGATGAAGACCTGCAGCGCGACGACGAACGCGAGGCCGACGCCGAGGAGCTTGCCGAAATCGTCTTGACCGGCGAACCCGATGCGGAACCCGCGTGCCACGAAGAGCAGGTACAGCGCGAGGATCGCGAAGATGCCGGCGAGGCCGAGCTCCTCGCCGAGGCTCGCGATGATGTAGTCGCTCTGCGGCACGGGCGTGATGTCGGGCCGCCCCTGACCGAGTCCGGTGCCGATGAGCCCGCCGTTGGCGAGCCCGAAGAGCCCTTGCACGAGTTGGTAGCTGCCGCCGAACTCCTGGTCGAAGCGCTCGGGGTTGAAGGGGTCGAGCCAGTTCGCGAAGCGGTTGCCGACGTAGTCGAGCGTCTGGCTCGCGATGATCGCGCCGCCGATGAAGAGGCTGAGCCCGAGCACCACCCACGACAGCCGGCTCGTCGCGACGTAGAGCATGACGAGGAAGAGGCCGAAGTACAGGAGCGCCGTTCCGAGGTCGCGCTGGAAGACGATGACGGCCATCGACAGGGCCCACACGATGAGGAGCGGACCGAGGTCGCGAGCGCGCGGGAACTGCATGCCGAGGAACTTCGTGCCGACCATCGACAACGAGTCGCGGTTGCGCACGAGGTAGCCGGCGAAGAAGACCGCCAGCGCGATCTTCGCGATCTCACCCGGCTGGAAGGTCGCGATGTCGCCGATGCCGATCCACACCTGGGCGCCGCCGCGGGCCTGGCCGAGGCCCGGCACGAGCGGCAGGATGAGCAGGATGATCGCGACGAGCCCCGCGAGGTAGGTGTAGCGGAAGAGCACGCGGTGGTTGCGGATGACGAGGATCGTCGCGATCGCGCAGATGATCGCGATCGCGCTCCACACGATCTGTCGCACGGCGGCGCTCTCCCAGCCCGTATCGCCCTCGGCGATGTCGATGCGGTAGATCATCGCGATGCCGAGGCCGTTGAGCACGGTGGCGATCGGCAGCAGGAACGGGTCGGCGTCGCGGGCGACGAAGCGCATCGAGATGTGCAGGCCGAACACGAGGGCCGAGAGCCCCGCGCCGAGCAGCACGAGCTGCGTATCGACGCGCCCGAGTGCGCCGAGCTGCACGAGCACGATCGCCGCCGCGTTGATGCCGCACGCCACGAGGAGCAGCCAGAATTCGAGGTTGCGCAGCTTCTGGGGCATCCGGATGCGCCGGATGCCCTCTGGGGGCGTCTCGGTGCGTGCCGCGGCCGGGCGTGCGTCACTCAACGGAGTCCTCCAACCGCTGCACGATGCGAGAGGCCTCTGAGAAGGAGCCCGCGCTGATGGTCTGCCCGACGCGCTGCTGGTCGTAGGTGCGCAGCTCGGCGACGTCGAGGTCGGTCTCGGTGTGCAGTTCGTGCAGCGAGATCGGCCCCAGGTCTTGCTGGATGCCCTGGAAGATCGCCACCCGGCCGTTGGACTCGCCGACGTAGTAGCGGGTCTGCGTCCACTGGTAGCCGAGGGCGAACGCCGCCACGATCGCGGCGATGAGCAGCACGATCCAGAAGCCCCACGTCCAATGGCGGCGACGGCGACGACGAGCATCCTCTTCGATGATCTCGTCGAAGTAGTCGGCCGAGTCGGGCTCGAAGTGCGTCTCTTGCACGGGATGCGGCCGGAACGTCGTGAGACGGATGCCGCGGGGCCGCGCCTGCTCGGAGGGCTGGCCGAAGGCGAGAGGGGCGGCAGCCGAGCCGACGACGAGCGGCGGTGTCGCCGGTGCCGGGGGCTCGCCGATGTCGAGCACGACCACGGTGACGTTGTCGGGCGCGCCGCCGTCGAGCGAGGCCTTCACGAGACGATCGGCGACCTGCTTCGCGCCCGCATCGGCCGACATGAGCTCGTGGATCTCGTCGAACGAGACGACGCCCGAGAGGCCGTCTGAGCAGAGCATCCACCGATCGCCGGAACGGGTGTCGAGCACCATCGCGTCGATCTCGGGGGAGACCTCGACATCGCCGAGCACCCGCATGAGCACCGAGCGTCGCGGGTGCACCATCGCCTCCTCGGCGGTGATGCGGCCCGCGTCGACGAGGCGCTGCACGAAGGTGTGGTCGGTGGAGATCTGGCTGAGCTCGCCCGAGCGCAGCAGGTAGATGCGGGAGTCGCCGATGTGCGAGATCACGACCCGGTCGCCGACGAGCAGCAGCGCGCTCACGGTCGTGCCCATGCCGGTGAGCTCGGAGTGGTCGGCGACGGTCGCGGCGAGCTGGCGGTTGGCGGCGATCAGGGCGCCCTCGAGGGATGCCCCGGCCTCTGCCGTGTTGCCGTAGTCGACGTCGGCCTCGGCGATGCGCCGGGTGGCGATCGCACTCGCGACGTCACCGCCGGCGTGGCCGCCCATGCCGTCGGCGACCATGAACAGCCGGCGCCCGGCGTATCCGGAGTCCTGGTTGTTCGAGCGGATCCGCCCGACGTGCGAGACCGCAGCGCTCGCCTTGACCGTGGCCATGGGCTACCGCCGCAGCTCGAACGTCGTCGCTCCGACTTTGACG
Proteins encoded in this window:
- the pknB gene encoding Stk1 family PASTA domain-containing Ser/Thr kinase, giving the protein MNDEGRVLAGRYRVGALIGRGGMSDVHVGTDTRLGRQVAIKLLKPQLATDPAFRMRFRQEAQSAARMAHPTIVRVFDAGEETVVDAAGQEVQLPFIVMEFVEGRLLKDIIHDGPLEASAAVRVIDGVLTALEYSHRAGVVHRDIKPGNIMITTAGQVKVMDFGIARAVSDSSTTVAQTTAILGTAAYFSPEQAKGEVVDARTDLYSTGVVLFEMLTGRPPFRGDTPVAVAYQHVSERPIKPSVINPKVSPALDSVVLHALAKNRDQRYQTAAEFRADVDTAAAGRVPVHREPDQATMLFGAPTASLSSSELALRQLAEDETMTRTQRRPPAIWIWSGIIGVIVIVIAVMYWAFNLQPTSELPSNAREIPVLTGGTYEDAVAKLQELGLPATRIDETSDTVPAGEVTRSDPPAGEIVDSNTAVTVYVSTGRQAVAVPDVRNKTLEQAKADLQAVGLVPGTETREASPTVPGDTVLGTTPEAGSSVEAGSTVDFRISSGMVTLTDLTGQALAAASSYLSAENLQLSAVPKPDPSCESQPGSPVTQQSLAPGDVPQHSSVELTYCAG
- a CDS encoding FtsW/RodA/SpoVE family cell cycle protein — protein: MPQKLRNLEFWLLLVACGINAAAIVLVQLGALGRVDTQLVLLGAGLSALVFGLHISMRFVARDADPFLLPIATVLNGLGIAMIYRIDIAEGDTGWESAAVRQIVWSAIAIICAIATILVIRNHRVLFRYTYLAGLVAIILLILPLVPGLGQARGGAQVWIGIGDIATFQPGEIAKIALAVFFAGYLVRNRDSLSMVGTKFLGMQFPRARDLGPLLIVWALSMAVIVFQRDLGTALLYFGLFLVMLYVATSRLSWVVLGLSLFIGGAIIASQTLDYVGNRFANWLDPFNPERFDQEFGGSYQLVQGLFGLANGGLIGTGLGQGRPDITPVPQSDYIIASLGEELGLAGIFAILALYLLFVARGFRIGFAGQDDFGKLLGVGLAFVVALQVFIVVGGVTRVIPLTGLTTPFLAAGGSSLVANWIIVALLLRLSDTVRNHPRLVIDG
- a CDS encoding protein kinase domain-containing protein encodes the protein MRPSAGLTFGGRYELQSRIAIGGMGEVWQATDLVIGRQVAIKILKDEYLGDPGFLERFRAEARHAALVNHEGIANVFDYGEEDGSAYLVMELVPGEALSTILEREHVLSTDKVLDIVAQTAAALQAAHAAGLVHRDIKPGNLLITPDGRVKITDFGIARIADQVPLTATGQVMGTVQYLSPEQASGHPASPTTDIYSLGIVAYEALAGRRPFTGESQVAIAMAQINETPPDLPVTVSEPVRNLVYACIAKNPADRPQSAAHLARAATALRRGDVQAAAAAVPAVLGAAGATAATMLMPQSGATAATTVLPSAAGAAPEGEEPVEEKKKRSPWTWPLIVLIALLAIVLIGTIIALALSNGDNDAPSTAPSTPSTPSASPSSAPPSTPAAPTTAQVTREDYLGLTVDEARAKLQGLGMVVNAAEGNPAATADEAGRVYDVNPTGNMSIGSEVTITYYAAPVAPSAPSTAPTATPNPFTPSSDPNAKVPVNVSWQTQSCPAGQTLSGYAVQVTGDATAPAPVGAGTTSAQVMAGQQEFQVTFQYFCGQVSSPASPSLTVTVASND
- a CDS encoding class E sortase — translated: MSESQPEAGRSRRSAGGQRPRVSVIGVLGELLLTAGVLILLFLGWQLWWNDAIMAGQQSSAASERSSQWLEQSRATRDDAPQPEPADYGDPVVDTTEYGNGEAFAVMYVPRFGEDSQRNIAEGYGLDVLNSFDLGVGHYPQTQMPGEVGNFAIAAHRSAYGGGMHEIEQLQLGDAIYIQTEDGWYTYRFRDFEYVTPETVDVLAPVPHRPELAPTDRIVTLTSCNPLYSTAERIIAYGVLESWQPSAAGPPAEIAPIVATWGS
- a CDS encoding peptidoglycan D,D-transpeptidase FtsI family protein — encoded protein: MNRELKRVSIVALIMFLTLLVSSTIIQYVQAEALAADPRNSRTLYESYSIERGPILLDGEPIAYSQPSDDNYRFQRVYSNGALYVPITGYIPVNGEATGLERSVNDYLSGQSSSQFFDSLNRLISGQDPMGASVEVAIDGVAQQAAWDALGDQTGAVIVTEPATGRILAMVSKPSFDPNALVVHDSAEATATYEGLLADPKDPLFNRATGGDMNPPGSVFKLVVTAAALESGNYTPDSQLPNPATFTLPGTDSVVRNTEGGNCGGGATVSLATALRLSCNIPFAELGIELGDAAIREQAEKFGFNSEFEIPTATEVSTYPRVLDDAQTGLSAFGQYEVRATPMQMAMVSAAIANGGIVMDPNLIEQITAPDFTPLQEFEPREFGRAISEATASTMVQMMINGVENGAASNARIDGVSVAGKTGTAENGESDPYTLWFTGFAPADNPQYAITVLVEDGGGLGQEGYGNLIAAPIAKQVLEAVLNK
- a CDS encoding anthranilate synthase component II, yielding MESTGTRVLVIDNYDSFVYTLGGYLQELGAETEVVRNDSFDVAEAPARIAEYDAVLISPGPGKPSDAGVSIPIVEAALASGQPLLGVCLGHQAIAEAFGAVVTNAEELMHGKTSRITHDGSDFYDGVPQPFTATRYHSLAVVDGTVPAELILTSRTQGGVIMGLRHERAPIFGVQFHPESVLTEGGYRMLGNWLAVAGLPEARQRAVGLGPLVRSTATTA
- a CDS encoding rhomboid family intramembrane serine protease, with translation MTYSLIGITLAVFVLQLIPGLGVTNLLYFTPIAVSDIALHPWRLITTVFVHSTGLIFHVLLNMYTLWIFGQLLEGLLGRWRFLALYLLSGLAGSVGVVWLSDQSAGVVGASGAIFGLMGAFLVIQRRLGGQTTQLFVLLGINLVIGFVPGLNIAWQAHLGGLLGGALIGFIFVETRKRSQQTLQTWLLVAVGIVLLLLSMRYVFLPIG
- a CDS encoding peptidylprolyl isomerase, with amino-acid sequence MPIHTAVATLNTNHGPIKVDLYGDHAPKTVKNFVGLATGEIEWTHPATGEKSTAPLYDGVIFHRIIPGFMIQGGDPLGQGVGGPGYQFDDEITSELDFTEPYVLAMANAGIQMGRGTNGSQFFITVGPTTWLQGKHSIFGKVTDPASQAVVDKLAAVATDGRDKPLEDIVIESISVEPV
- a CDS encoding cell division protein CrgA, which gives rise to MARTKSPKPARAEQVSGEEAPNPVWFKPVMFGFMLVGLAWIIVFYVSQGRFPIADLGSWNILIGFGIAFIGFLMTTRWR